In a genomic window of Streptomyces pristinaespiralis:
- a CDS encoding helix-turn-helix transcriptional regulator, whose protein sequence is MGVRLMVVDDHRLLAEALASALKLRGHRVLAAAAPAAGAADLVIARAPEVCLLGTATPAEPGAFDPVVRIKRERPQVAVVVLGPVPSPRGIAAAFAAGASGYVRHDERIEGVERALVKARSGEAVVAPQLLQGAFAELLNPAAQPDDEGQRLLQLLTPREVEVLVRVAEGEDTRLIAVGMGIAPSTARTHVQRVLMKLGVGSRLEAAALAARTGLLDRAAYGTPPGPGAAY, encoded by the coding sequence ATGGGCGTTCGGCTCATGGTGGTCGACGACCACAGGCTGCTCGCGGAGGCGCTCGCCTCCGCGCTGAAGCTGCGCGGGCACCGGGTGCTCGCGGCCGCGGCACCCGCGGCCGGAGCGGCCGACCTGGTCATAGCCAGGGCCCCGGAGGTGTGCCTGCTGGGCACGGCGACGCCCGCGGAGCCGGGCGCTTTCGACCCGGTCGTCCGCATCAAACGGGAGCGGCCGCAGGTGGCGGTGGTGGTCCTCGGGCCGGTACCGAGTCCGCGCGGGATAGCGGCGGCGTTCGCCGCCGGGGCCTCCGGATACGTGCGCCACGACGAGCGCATCGAGGGCGTGGAGCGGGCGTTGGTGAAGGCCCGGTCGGGGGAGGCGGTGGTGGCGCCTCAGCTGCTCCAGGGCGCGTTCGCCGAGCTGCTCAACCCGGCCGCGCAGCCGGACGACGAGGGCCAGCGGCTGCTGCAGCTGCTGACGCCGCGCGAGGTGGAGGTGCTGGTGCGGGTCGCCGAGGGCGAGGACACCAGGCTGATCGCCGTCGGCATGGGGATCGCGCCGAGCACGGCCCGTACCCATGTGCAGCGGGTGCTGATGAAGCTGGGCGTGGGCTCCCGGCTGGAGGCGGCGGCGCTCGCCGCCCGTACCGGTCTGCTGGACCGCGCGGCGTACGGGACTCCGCCCGGTCCCGGCGCGGCCTACTAG
- the galT gene encoding galactose-1-phosphate uridylyltransferase — protein MKKTSTRLADGRELLYYDSRDDAVRDAVDLRPLEAVATTAEIRRDELLGDQVAIASHRQGRIYHPPADECPLCPSRDGRLSEIPAADYDVAVFENRFPSLAGDSGRCEVVCFTSDHDASFADLTEEQAGLVLEAWTDRTAELAELPQVKQVFCFENRGAEIGVTLGHPHGQIYGYPFVTPRTELMLRSTAAHHAATGRNLFDDLVRREREEGVRVVLEGEHWIAFVPYAAHWPYEVHLHPKRRVPDLRALDDAARTEFPQIYLELLRRFDRIFGPGEPPTPYIAAWHQAPFEGEGRDAFGLHLELFTIRRTSGKLKFLAGSESGMSVFINDVPPEAAAMRLREVASE, from the coding sequence GTGAAGAAGACGTCGACCCGGCTCGCCGACGGCCGTGAGTTGCTCTACTACGACTCGCGCGACGACGCCGTCCGTGATGCCGTCGACCTCCGGCCCCTCGAAGCCGTCGCCACCACGGCCGAGATCCGGCGCGACGAGCTGCTCGGCGACCAGGTCGCCATCGCCTCCCACCGGCAGGGCCGCATCTACCACCCGCCGGCCGACGAATGCCCGCTGTGCCCCTCGCGCGACGGCCGCCTCAGCGAGATTCCGGCAGCCGACTACGACGTCGCCGTCTTCGAGAACCGCTTCCCCTCGCTGGCCGGCGACTCCGGCCGCTGCGAGGTCGTCTGCTTCACCTCGGACCACGACGCGTCCTTCGCCGATCTCACCGAGGAGCAGGCCGGGCTGGTCCTCGAGGCGTGGACGGACCGCACGGCGGAGCTCGCCGAACTGCCCCAGGTCAAGCAGGTCTTCTGCTTCGAGAACCGGGGCGCCGAGATCGGCGTCACGCTCGGGCACCCGCACGGGCAGATCTACGGCTACCCGTTCGTGACCCCGCGCACGGAGCTGATGCTCCGTTCGACGGCCGCCCACCACGCGGCGACCGGGCGCAACCTCTTCGACGACCTCGTCCGGCGCGAGCGTGAGGAAGGGGTGCGGGTGGTGCTGGAGGGCGAGCACTGGATCGCCTTCGTGCCGTACGCGGCGCACTGGCCGTACGAGGTGCACCTCCACCCGAAGCGGCGGGTGCCCGACCTCCGGGCGCTGGACGACGCGGCACGCACAGAATTCCCACAGATCTATCTGGAACTCTTGAGACGCTTCGACCGGATCTTCGGGCCCGGCGAACCGCCCACGCCGTACATCGCCGCCTGGCACCAGGCGCCGTTCGAAGGCGAGGGAAGGGACGCCTTCGGTCTCCATCTCGAGCTTTTCACCATCCGCCGCACTTCCGGCAAGCTGAAGTTCCTCGCCGGTTCCGAATCCGGTATGAGCGTGTTCATCAATGATGTGCCGCCGGAGGCCGCGGCGATGCGACTGCGAGAGGTAGCGAGCGAGTGA
- a CDS encoding outer membrane protein assembly factor BamB family protein, producing MTQPPNQPPQGGFGAPQDPQQGAPQQPQPPVQPPQMPPAPQGPPVAPPGAPAPGYGYPQQPPGQPGYGYPQQPGPYAQQPGPYNQQPGAYNQPGPYGQYPTQPQYPGAPAPGGGGGGSFFKGKTGIIVAASAAALLVVGGGTWYAVSSGDEKEDKPAVGKSSDDPKPTGSASVDQGDGSGTGREGDDDLNAGRKDGEAKVLFLTKNDVDLPRNGAEVFGPWVAGDTVVKAMYREVAGYSVTDGSKKWSVPLSAEVCSAPAQTSADGKIVIGVKDGLTEKAKCNDLQMIDLKTGKAGWKKPIPKASGAFASLSDFTLAISGTTLAVGGSGNSYGFSMADGKQLFGKPGSGCKPFAFAGGPKLLAGASCPTDDYDKPKQQLQEIDPASGKPRWTYNTPEGWEIDKVYSASPLVISITQREPEKKWSIIALTDNGKLRSQISGGKNDKFQPRCGGAFVIFGQNLEGCTGVAADAKHFYMATETEYGKANELVAFSLDSGKEAWRAPAGEERKMTPLRIEGGNVLVYMQPSYDTGGGVATVAPTGGAPKMLLQHPASTAEIENSFYSPKMAYADGRFFIASGRVSAPDDKAEKETKTMMGFGQ from the coding sequence ATGACGCAGCCGCCGAACCAGCCCCCGCAGGGAGGCTTCGGAGCCCCCCAGGATCCTCAGCAGGGAGCTCCGCAGCAGCCCCAGCCGCCCGTGCAGCCGCCGCAGATGCCGCCCGCCCCGCAGGGACCGCCGGTGGCGCCTCCGGGTGCGCCCGCGCCCGGTTACGGCTACCCGCAGCAGCCTCCCGGCCAGCCGGGCTACGGCTATCCGCAGCAGCCGGGGCCGTACGCGCAGCAGCCGGGCCCGTACAACCAGCAGCCCGGCGCGTACAACCAGCCGGGTCCGTACGGGCAATACCCCACCCAGCCGCAGTACCCGGGCGCGCCCGCGCCGGGCGGCGGTGGCGGGGGGAGCTTCTTCAAGGGGAAGACGGGCATCATCGTGGCCGCGTCGGCCGCCGCGCTGCTCGTCGTCGGCGGAGGTACCTGGTACGCCGTCAGCAGCGGCGACGAGAAGGAGGACAAGCCGGCCGTCGGCAAGTCCAGCGACGACCCGAAGCCGACCGGCTCGGCCTCCGTCGACCAGGGCGACGGAAGCGGCACCGGACGTGAGGGCGACGACGACCTCAACGCCGGCCGCAAGGACGGCGAGGCCAAGGTCCTGTTCCTGACGAAGAACGACGTCGACCTGCCCCGCAACGGTGCCGAGGTGTTCGGCCCGTGGGTGGCCGGCGACACCGTCGTCAAGGCCATGTACCGGGAGGTCGCCGGCTACTCGGTGACCGACGGCAGCAAGAAGTGGAGCGTGCCGCTCTCCGCCGAGGTGTGCTCGGCGCCGGCGCAGACCTCCGCCGACGGCAAGATCGTCATCGGTGTGAAGGACGGCCTCACCGAGAAGGCCAAGTGCAACGACCTCCAGATGATCGACCTGAAGACGGGCAAGGCGGGCTGGAAGAAGCCGATCCCGAAGGCGTCCGGCGCGTTCGCCTCGCTCTCCGACTTCACCCTGGCCATCAGCGGCACCACCCTCGCGGTGGGCGGCAGCGGCAACTCCTACGGCTTCTCGATGGCCGACGGCAAGCAGCTCTTCGGCAAGCCCGGCAGCGGCTGCAAGCCGTTCGCCTTCGCCGGCGGCCCCAAGCTGCTGGCCGGTGCGAGCTGCCCCACGGACGACTACGACAAGCCGAAGCAGCAGCTCCAGGAGATCGACCCCGCCAGCGGCAAGCCCCGGTGGACGTACAACACCCCCGAGGGCTGGGAGATCGACAAGGTCTACTCCGCGAGCCCGCTGGTCATCTCCATCACCCAGCGTGAGCCGGAGAAGAAGTGGTCGATCATCGCGCTGACCGACAACGGCAAGCTGCGCTCGCAGATCTCGGGCGGCAAGAACGACAAGTTCCAGCCGCGCTGCGGCGGCGCGTTCGTGATCTTCGGTCAGAACCTCGAGGGCTGCACCGGTGTCGCCGCCGACGCGAAGCACTTCTACATGGCCACGGAGACCGAGTACGGCAAGGCCAACGAGCTCGTCGCCTTCAGCCTCGACAGCGGCAAGGAGGCCTGGCGGGCACCGGCCGGCGAGGAGCGCAAGATGACGCCGCTGCGCATCGAGGGCGGCAACGTCCTCGTCTACATGCAGCCCTCGTACGACACGGGCGGCGGTGTCGCCACCGTCGCGCCGACCGGTGGGGCGCCGAAGATGCTGCTCCAGCACCCGGCCTCGACCGCCGAGATCGAGAACTCCTTCTACTCCCCGAAGATGGCGTACGCGGACGGCCGGTTCTTCATCGCCAGCGGTCGTGTGAGCGCGCCCGACGACAAGGCCGAGAAGGAGACGAAGACCATGATGGGCTTCGGCCAGTGA
- the galK gene encoding galactokinase has translation MSSTGEGVWAAPGRVNLIGEHTDYNDGFVMPFALPHTTVATVSRRDDGVLRLTSTDMDGGPVELRVDDLAPGGPGGWTDYPAGVVWALRDAGHRVGGADIHYESTVPTGAGLSSSAAIEVVTALALNDLYELGLERWRMARLCQRAENVYVGAPTGIMDQTASACCTEGHALYLDTRDLSQRQVPFDLAAHGLELLVVDTRVKHAHSDGEYGKRRAGCEAGAAALGVTALRDVPYDSLEEALGRLEDPEVRSLVRHIVTENHRVERVIAHLEAGEVRAIGPVLTEGHASLRDDFRVSCRELDLVVDTALSAGALGARMTGGGFGGSAIVLTETSASPLVAKSVEEAFAAASLEQPRVFTAVPSAGARRLS, from the coding sequence ATGAGTTCCACGGGCGAGGGTGTGTGGGCGGCACCCGGCAGGGTGAACCTGATCGGTGAACACACCGACTACAACGACGGTTTCGTGATGCCCTTCGCGCTGCCGCACACCACGGTGGCGACCGTCTCGCGCCGTGACGACGGCGTGCTGCGGCTGACCTCCACGGACATGGACGGCGGCCCGGTCGAACTGCGCGTCGACGACCTCGCCCCCGGGGGCCCCGGCGGCTGGACCGACTACCCGGCGGGCGTCGTCTGGGCGCTGCGCGACGCCGGCCACCGGGTCGGCGGCGCGGACATCCACTACGAGTCGACCGTGCCCACCGGCGCCGGTCTCTCCTCGTCCGCGGCGATCGAGGTCGTCACCGCCCTCGCCCTGAACGATCTGTACGAACTCGGCCTGGAGCGTTGGCGCATGGCCCGCCTGTGCCAGCGTGCGGAGAACGTCTACGTCGGCGCCCCGACCGGCATCATGGACCAGACGGCCTCCGCCTGCTGCACCGAGGGCCACGCCCTGTACCTGGACACCAGGGACCTCTCCCAGCGGCAGGTCCCCTTCGACCTGGCCGCTCACGGGCTGGAACTCCTCGTCGTGGACACCCGGGTGAAGCACGCCCACAGCGACGGTGAGTACGGCAAACGTCGCGCGGGCTGCGAGGCGGGAGCGGCGGCGCTGGGCGTGACCGCCCTGCGGGACGTCCCGTACGACTCGCTGGAGGAGGCGCTCGGCCGTCTCGAGGACCCGGAGGTGCGCTCCCTGGTCCGGCACATCGTCACCGAGAACCACCGGGTGGAGCGGGTGATCGCTCACCTGGAGGCCGGCGAGGTCAGGGCCATCGGGCCGGTGCTGACCGAGGGGCACGCCTCACTTCGTGACGACTTCCGCGTCTCCTGCCGGGAGTTGGACCTCGTCGTGGACACCGCGCTGTCGGCCGGCGCGCTGGGGGCCCGGATGACCGGCGGCGGTTTCGGCGGCTCGGCGATCGTCCTGACGGAGACGTCCGCCT
- a CDS encoding ABC-F family ATP-binding cassette domain-containing protein, producing the protein MAVNLVNVEAVSKVYGTRALLDGVSLGVSEGDRIGVVGRNGDGKTTLIRMLAKLEEPDTGRVTQSGGLRLGVLTQHDSLDPEATIRHEVIGDLADHEWAGNAKIRDVLTGLFDGLDLSGFPQGLDTVIGPLSGGERRRIALAKLLIAEQDLIVLDEPTNHLDVEGIAWLARHLRTRRSALVCVTHDRWFLDQVCTRMWDVQRGDVYEYEGGYSDYVFARAERERIAATEETKRQNLMRKELAWLRRGAPARTSKPRYRIEAANELIADVPPPRDTSELMKFASARLGKTVFDLEDVTVQAGPKVLLKHLTWQLGPGDRIGLVGVNGAGKTSLLRTLASAAFSAGDEQPVAGRVTVGRTVRLAYLSQDVTELPPALRVLEAVQQIRDRVDLGKGREMTAGQLCEQFGFGKEKQWTPVGDLSGGERRRLQLLRLLMDEPNVLFLDEPTNDLDIETLTQLEDVLDGWPGTMVVISHDRFFLERTTDRTFALLGDGTLRMLPRGIDEYLERRARIVEAAVPAPPPAQAGAVKEKSAADTRAAKKELQRIERQLDKVSDKEAKLHAQIADNATDFGKVAKLDAELRELSAEREELEMRWLELAEDA; encoded by the coding sequence ATGGCCGTCAACCTGGTCAATGTCGAGGCAGTCAGCAAGGTGTACGGAACACGCGCCCTGCTCGACGGGGTCTCCCTCGGCGTCTCGGAGGGGGACCGTATCGGCGTCGTCGGCCGCAACGGCGACGGGAAGACCACCCTCATCCGGATGCTCGCCAAGCTCGAGGAGCCCGACACCGGCCGGGTCACCCAGAGCGGCGGTCTGCGGCTCGGCGTGCTGACGCAGCACGACTCGCTCGACCCGGAGGCGACCATCCGGCACGAGGTCATCGGGGACCTCGCCGACCACGAGTGGGCGGGCAACGCCAAGATCAGGGACGTGCTGACGGGGCTGTTCGACGGGCTCGACCTGTCCGGCTTCCCGCAAGGGCTCGACACCGTCATCGGACCGCTGTCCGGCGGTGAGCGCCGCCGTATCGCGCTCGCCAAGCTGCTGATCGCCGAGCAGGACCTGATCGTCCTCGACGAGCCGACCAACCACCTCGACGTCGAGGGCATCGCCTGGCTCGCCCGGCACCTCCGAACGCGCCGTTCCGCGCTCGTCTGCGTCACCCACGACCGCTGGTTCCTCGACCAGGTCTGCACCCGGATGTGGGACGTCCAGCGCGGCGACGTGTACGAGTACGAGGGCGGCTACTCCGACTACGTCTTCGCACGGGCCGAGCGGGAGCGGATCGCCGCGACCGAGGAGACCAAGCGGCAGAACCTGATGCGCAAGGAGCTGGCCTGGCTGCGGCGCGGCGCCCCCGCCCGTACGTCCAAGCCCCGCTACCGCATCGAGGCGGCGAACGAGCTGATCGCCGACGTGCCGCCGCCGCGTGACACGTCCGAGCTGATGAAGTTCGCCTCCGCCCGGCTCGGCAAGACGGTGTTCGACCTCGAGGACGTCACCGTCCAGGCCGGCCCCAAGGTGCTGCTGAAGCATCTGACCTGGCAGCTCGGCCCCGGCGACCGCATCGGTCTGGTCGGTGTCAACGGCGCCGGCAAGACGTCGCTGCTGCGCACGCTCGCCTCTGCGGCCTTCTCCGCAGGCGACGAGCAGCCCGTGGCGGGCCGGGTCACCGTCGGAAGGACCGTACGGCTCGCCTACCTCTCGCAGGACGTCACCGAACTGCCGCCCGCGCTGCGCGTGCTGGAGGCGGTCCAGCAGATCCGCGACCGGGTCGACCTCGGCAAGGGCCGGGAGATGACCGCGGGCCAGCTGTGCGAGCAGTTCGGCTTCGGCAAGGAGAAGCAGTGGACGCCCGTCGGCGACCTGTCGGGCGGCGAGCGGCGCCGGCTCCAGCTGTTGCGCCTGCTGATGGACGAGCCGAACGTCCTCTTCCTCGACGAGCCCACCAACGACCTCGACATCGAGACCCTGACCCAGCTCGAGGACGTGCTCGACGGCTGGCCCGGCACGATGGTGGTCATCTCGCACGACCGGTTCTTCCTCGAGCGGACCACGGACCGCACGTTCGCGCTGCTCGGCGACGGCACGCTGCGGATGCTGCCGCGGGGTATCGACGAGTACCTGGAGCGCAGGGCGCGGATCGTCGAGGCCGCCGTGCCGGCGCCGCCGCCCGCCCAGGCCGGCGCCGTCAAGGAGAAGTCGGCGGCCGACACCCGCGCGGCGAAGAAGGAACTCCAGCGGATCGAGCGGCAGCTCGACAAGGTCTCCGACAAGGAGGCCAAGCTGCACGCCCAGATCGCCGATAACGCCACAGACTTCGGAAAGGTCGCCAAACTGGACGCGGAGCTTCGCGAACTGTCGGCCGAGCGCGAGGAGTTGGAGATGCGCTGGCTCGAACTGGCGGAAGACGCCTGA
- a CDS encoding outer membrane protein assembly factor BamB family protein, with translation MTQPPPPPSQPPGPPPGQPPNQPPNQPPGQPSGGGYGLAKEPQQPPGGYGTPPPPQAPAPYGHPQTPPPAEPGYGYPQTQPQPQAPAPGAAPYGYPQHGAPQPAYSAPTQPMMPQPAAPSGGGGLLNRTQLQIVIAAFVAIVLIIGGGFWYSSTKDDGGKQDEAKNSSGENGGGKGGKGDDAPAAADGPGKEKAPADTASKVAFQLPIPARFDVTGVPGSWVTDKAFVKTSVNAIVAHDVAKGTVLWTLDLPGQVCAASRHMTDDNKTAVVFEATKRAKGDKGYPPCSEVGVVDLTAGKLLWSKSVTGGASGDEKARFDQVTLSGNTVAAGYLGGSAAFDLTTGAIRWKPTVDAEECRDIGYGGGKALVAVRRCGSYDNAQVTIQPLNPENGTPLSSYKMPAGVEDARIVSSDPLVVAADVGDTGTFGISDFFSIDGKTGKLRAKIAAPGDKYLARCSASDGVEGCQFVVVGNDRIYLPTEEHEGTGESYSRTNEIIAFDLATGKAVSGRADAGEGYHSLPLRMDGGNIIAYKWPPYDKGGQVVSINGATLKETVLLVNPADKTVRDAETSFVESGSEYHFKNGRLFIADDTLSEPDSGSSSSSKFMAISFGPKS, from the coding sequence ATGACGCAGCCGCCGCCACCGCCCAGTCAGCCGCCCGGCCCGCCGCCGGGGCAGCCCCCGAACCAGCCGCCGAACCAGCCGCCAGGTCAGCCCTCGGGCGGTGGCTACGGACTGGCCAAGGAGCCCCAGCAGCCGCCCGGCGGATACGGCACGCCCCCGCCTCCGCAGGCCCCGGCGCCCTACGGCCACCCGCAGACGCCCCCTCCGGCCGAGCCGGGCTACGGCTATCCCCAGACGCAGCCCCAGCCCCAGGCGCCCGCACCGGGAGCGGCGCCCTACGGCTACCCGCAGCACGGTGCGCCGCAGCCCGCCTACAGCGCGCCGACGCAGCCGATGATGCCGCAGCCCGCCGCGCCCTCCGGGGGCGGCGGACTGCTGAACAGGACGCAGCTGCAGATCGTCATCGCCGCGTTCGTCGCCATCGTGCTGATCATCGGCGGCGGCTTCTGGTACTCGTCCACCAAGGACGACGGCGGCAAGCAGGACGAGGCGAAGAACAGCTCCGGTGAGAACGGGGGCGGCAAGGGCGGCAAGGGCGACGACGCCCCGGCCGCCGCCGACGGCCCCGGCAAGGAGAAGGCCCCGGCCGACACCGCCTCCAAGGTCGCCTTCCAGCTGCCGATCCCCGCGCGCTTCGACGTGACGGGTGTGCCGGGCTCCTGGGTCACCGACAAGGCGTTCGTCAAGACGAGCGTCAACGCGATCGTGGCCCACGACGTGGCCAAGGGCACCGTGCTGTGGACCCTGGACCTGCCGGGCCAGGTGTGTGCCGCATCGCGTCACATGACCGACGACAACAAGACCGCGGTCGTCTTCGAGGCCACGAAGCGGGCCAAGGGCGACAAGGGCTACCCGCCGTGCTCCGAGGTCGGCGTCGTCGACCTCACCGCCGGCAAGCTGCTGTGGAGCAAGTCCGTCACCGGTGGCGCGAGCGGCGACGAGAAGGCCCGCTTCGACCAGGTCACCCTCAGCGGCAACACGGTGGCCGCCGGATACCTCGGCGGCAGCGCCGCGTTCGACCTGACGACCGGTGCGATTCGGTGGAAGCCCACCGTCGACGCCGAGGAGTGCCGGGACATCGGCTACGGCGGCGGCAAGGCGCTCGTCGCGGTGCGCCGCTGCGGTTCGTACGACAACGCGCAGGTGACCATCCAGCCGCTCAACCCGGAGAACGGCACCCCGCTCTCCTCGTACAAGATGCCGGCCGGTGTCGAGGACGCGCGGATCGTCTCCTCCGACCCGCTGGTCGTCGCCGCCGACGTCGGTGACACGGGAACCTTCGGCATCTCGGACTTCTTCTCGATCGACGGCAAGACCGGGAAGCTGCGCGCCAAGATCGCGGCGCCGGGCGACAAGTACCTCGCGAGGTGCTCCGCCAGCGACGGCGTCGAGGGCTGCCAGTTCGTCGTCGTCGGCAACGACAGGATCTACCTGCCGACGGAGGAGCACGAGGGCACCGGCGAGTCCTACTCGCGCACCAACGAGATCATCGCCTTCGACCTGGCGACCGGAAAGGCCGTCAGCGGCCGTGCGGACGCCGGTGAGGGGTACCACTCGCTGCCGCTGCGCATGGACGGTGGCAACATCATCGCCTACAAGTGGCCCCCCTACGACAAGGGCGGCCAGGTCGTCAGCATCAACGGCGCCACCCTGAAGGAGACCGTCCTGCTGGTGAACCCGGCGGACAAGACGGTCCGGGACGCCGAGACGAGCTTCGTGGAATCCGGCTCGGAGTACCACTTCAAGAACGGGCGGCTGTTCATCGCGGACGACACGCTGAGCGAGCCCGACTCGGGCAGCTCGAGCTCGTCGAAGTTCATGGCGATCTCCTTCGGCCCGAAGAGCTGA
- the galE gene encoding UDP-glucose 4-epimerase GalE → MSKKYLVTGGAGYVGGVVAQHLLEAGHEVTVLDDLSTGFREGVPAGAGFIEGRIQDAARHLDGSYDGVLHFAAFSQVGESVAEPEKYWANNVGGTMELLAAMRSAGVRTLVFSSTAATYGEPVSTPITESDPTAPTSPYGVTKLAVDHMITGEAAAHGLAAVSLRYFNVAGAYGAQGERHDPESHLIPLVLQVALGRRESISVYGDDYPTPDGTCVRDYIHVADLAEAHLLALDAATAGEHLICNLGNGNGFSVREVIETVREVTGHPVPEVVAERRGGDPAVLVASAARAQERLGWKPSRADLAGIVSDAWAFARRRENGS, encoded by the coding sequence GTGAGCAAGAAGTACCTGGTCACAGGTGGTGCGGGATACGTCGGCGGTGTGGTGGCACAGCACCTTCTGGAGGCCGGTCACGAGGTGACCGTGCTCGACGACCTCTCCACCGGGTTCCGCGAAGGGGTGCCCGCGGGCGCCGGGTTCATCGAGGGCCGCATCCAGGACGCGGCCCGCCACCTGGACGGCTCGTACGACGGGGTGCTGCACTTCGCGGCCTTCTCGCAGGTCGGCGAGTCCGTCGCCGAGCCGGAGAAGTACTGGGCGAACAACGTCGGCGGCACCATGGAACTGCTCGCGGCCATGCGCTCCGCGGGCGTGCGCACGCTGGTCTTCTCCTCCACCGCGGCCACCTACGGCGAGCCGGTCTCCACCCCCATCACCGAGTCCGACCCGACCGCGCCCACCAGCCCCTACGGCGTCACCAAGCTCGCGGTCGACCACATGATCACCGGTGAGGCGGCGGCCCACGGTCTCGCGGCGGTCTCGCTGCGGTACTTCAACGTCGCCGGGGCCTACGGCGCCCAGGGCGAACGCCACGACCCCGAGTCGCACCTGATCCCGCTGGTGCTCCAGGTCGCCCTCGGCCGGCGCGAGTCGATCTCCGTCTACGGCGACGACTACCCGACCCCGGACGGCACCTGCGTCCGCGACTACATCCACGTCGCGGACCTGGCGGAGGCCCATCTCCTCGCGCTCGACGCCGCCACCGCCGGTGAACATCTGATCTGCAACCTCGGCAACGGCAACGGCTTCTCGGTGCGCGAGGTCATCGAGACCGTCCGCGAGGTCACCGGTCACCCGGTGCCCGAGGTGGTCGCGGAGCGGCGGGGCGGCGATCCCGCCGTCCTGGTCGCCTCCGCCGCGAGGGCCCAGGAGCGCCTGGGCTGGAAGCCGAGCCGCGCCGACCTGGCCGGCATCGTGTCCGACGCCTGGGCATTCGCCCGCAGGAGGGAGAACGGGTCATGA